A genomic segment from Variovorax paradoxus B4 encodes:
- a CDS encoding RidA family protein, which produces MSVYDKLSSLGITLPPVAAPAAAYVPFVRTGNLVFLSGHIARKDGKVWAGQLGANIGTEEGKQAARAIAIDLLGTLHAAVGDLNKVTRIVKVMSLVNSVGTFTEQHLVTNGASEFFAEVFGPEKGAHARSAFGVAQIPMGACVEIELIAEVG; this is translated from the coding sequence ATGAGCGTTTACGACAAGCTTTCCAGCCTCGGCATCACCCTGCCCCCCGTCGCCGCCCCGGCCGCGGCCTACGTGCCCTTCGTGCGCACCGGCAACCTCGTGTTCCTCTCGGGCCACATCGCCAGGAAAGACGGCAAGGTCTGGGCCGGCCAGCTGGGCGCGAACATCGGCACCGAAGAAGGCAAGCAGGCGGCGCGCGCCATTGCCATCGACCTGCTCGGCACGCTCCATGCGGCCGTGGGCGACCTGAACAAGGTCACGCGCATCGTCAAGGTGATGAGCCTGGTCAACTCGGTCGGCACCTTCACCGAGCAGCACCTGGTGACCAACGGCGCGAGCGAGTTCTTCGCCGAAGTGTTCGGCCCCGAGAAGGGCGCGCATGCGCGCAGCGCCTTCGGCGTGGCGCAGATTCCGATGGGCGCCTGCGTCGAGATCGAGCTGATCGCCGAAGTCGGCTGA
- a CDS encoding circularly permuted type 2 ATP-grasp protein, producing the protein MEPLNESLFDAQALEFPAALASALAPAALPGHFDELRGQATPARPVAGAAPMAPLPPMLYDAAAERPGVPPGPSQAQSQTQTQTQVLQPSSSDNPPLTPAWNAFFEQLGPGGFNDLPRRAVSLERQIRDNGVTYNVYADADGPQRPWSLDLFPLIVSPESWSQIETGVLQRMRVLDRVMADVYGPQQLLAEGLLPAALVHGHPGYLRALHGVKPSGDTWLHIAAFDLARGPDGNWWVVSQRTQAPSGLGYLLENRLAITRQFPQAFEALQVQRLAATYSAMMDGLQRMCPAGAPPHIALLTPGPYNETYFEHAYLARYLGLTLVEGSDLTVRDQRLYLKTLQGLRPVHGLIKRLDDQFLDPLELRPDSTLGVPGLLQAIRAGNVLVANMPGSAFLESPALLGFLPGLARRLIGEKLKLPALPTWWCGERAALEAVLPQLGDCAIKPTYPGSDGQTSFDAVLGSQLSRRQLDEWAGRIVREGEAHTVQSYLPLSQMPTWANDMGPGHIAPRAMLLRVFAVSDGPQSWRVLPGGLARLAGRDAQIASMQRGGSSADVWVQTHGEVDRTTLLQPHATPASLARHRAPVTSRAAENMFWLGRYTERAENAVRLARLTLNLLGSEDQSSRPLLDWLHRMALRNALVPAEAPSAPQSRRVFERALIAELGDVERGGSVGFSLRCIRQAAAAVRERLSQDTWNQIVRAEADFLRRAAEQAGEGSFATGAALRALESASTALAAMTGAQTDRMTRDDAWRLLSIGRHIERLGFLASALEAGFENGAVHEVSGFEAMVALFDSTITFHARYQQRRDVATLVDLLVLDAENPRSLAWVTQTLRGRIARLAGSAPGKLTALSYELSDPAAWTLEHLCATGPDGSHPALVELLANCETAAYHVSDAIGTRYFTLTSESLRSVGA; encoded by the coding sequence GTGGAACCTCTGAACGAATCCCTGTTCGACGCCCAGGCGCTGGAATTTCCAGCCGCCCTGGCGTCGGCGCTCGCGCCGGCCGCCCTGCCCGGCCATTTCGACGAACTGCGCGGCCAGGCCACGCCGGCACGGCCGGTTGCGGGCGCAGCGCCCATGGCGCCGTTACCGCCCATGCTCTACGACGCTGCGGCGGAGCGGCCGGGGGTGCCGCCGGGTCCGTCGCAGGCCCAATCCCAGACGCAAACGCAGACCCAGGTCCTCCAGCCCTCCTCCAGCGACAACCCGCCCCTCACGCCCGCCTGGAACGCCTTCTTCGAGCAGCTCGGCCCGGGCGGATTCAATGACCTGCCGAGGCGCGCGGTCAGCCTCGAGCGGCAGATCCGGGACAACGGCGTCACCTACAACGTCTATGCCGACGCCGACGGCCCGCAGCGCCCCTGGTCGCTCGACCTGTTCCCGCTGATCGTCTCGCCCGAGAGCTGGAGCCAGATCGAAACCGGCGTGCTGCAGCGCATGCGCGTGCTCGATCGCGTCATGGCCGATGTCTACGGCCCGCAGCAGCTGCTGGCCGAAGGCCTGCTGCCCGCGGCGCTGGTGCACGGCCATCCCGGCTACCTGCGCGCCCTGCACGGCGTGAAGCCGTCGGGCGACACATGGCTGCACATCGCGGCCTTCGACCTCGCCCGCGGGCCCGACGGCAACTGGTGGGTGGTGTCACAACGCACCCAGGCGCCCTCGGGGCTGGGCTACCTGCTCGAGAACCGCCTGGCCATCACGCGCCAGTTTCCCCAGGCCTTCGAGGCCCTGCAGGTGCAGCGCCTGGCCGCCACCTACAGCGCCATGATGGACGGCCTGCAGCGCATGTGCCCGGCCGGCGCGCCGCCGCACATCGCGCTCCTGACGCCCGGCCCCTACAACGAAACCTACTTCGAGCATGCGTACCTCGCGCGCTATCTGGGCTTGACGCTGGTCGAGGGCAGCGACCTCACGGTGCGCGACCAGCGCCTCTACCTCAAGACCCTGCAGGGGCTGCGGCCGGTACACGGGCTCATCAAGCGCCTGGACGACCAGTTCCTCGACCCGCTCGAGCTGCGCCCCGATTCCACGCTGGGCGTGCCGGGCCTGCTGCAGGCCATTCGGGCCGGCAATGTGCTGGTGGCCAACATGCCGGGCTCGGCGTTCCTCGAATCGCCCGCGCTGCTGGGCTTCCTGCCCGGGCTCGCGCGCCGCCTCATCGGCGAAAAGCTCAAGCTGCCGGCGCTGCCGACCTGGTGGTGCGGGGAGCGCGCCGCGCTCGAGGCGGTGCTGCCGCAGCTGGGCGACTGCGCCATCAAGCCCACCTATCCCGGGTCCGACGGACAGACCAGCTTCGACGCGGTGCTCGGCAGCCAGCTGAGCCGGCGCCAGCTCGACGAATGGGCCGGCCGCATCGTTCGCGAGGGCGAAGCCCACACGGTCCAGAGCTACCTGCCGCTGTCGCAGATGCCCACCTGGGCCAATGACATGGGCCCCGGCCACATCGCGCCGCGCGCGATGCTGCTGCGCGTCTTCGCGGTGAGCGACGGGCCGCAGTCCTGGCGCGTGCTGCCGGGCGGGCTGGCCCGGCTGGCGGGCCGCGATGCGCAGATCGCCTCCATGCAGCGCGGCGGCAGCAGCGCCGACGTGTGGGTGCAGACGCACGGCGAAGTCGACCGCACCACGCTGCTGCAGCCGCATGCCACGCCGGCCTCGCTCGCGCGGCACCGCGCGCCCGTGACCAGCCGCGCGGCCGAGAACATGTTCTGGCTCGGCCGCTACACCGAGCGCGCCGAGAACGCGGTGCGCCTCGCGCGCCTCACGCTCAACCTGCTGGGCAGCGAAGACCAGTCGTCGCGCCCGCTGCTCGACTGGCTGCACCGCATGGCGCTGCGCAATGCGCTGGTGCCGGCCGAAGCGCCGAGCGCGCCGCAATCGCGCCGCGTGTTCGAACGCGCACTGATCGCCGAGCTCGGCGACGTGGAGCGCGGCGGCAGCGTGGGCTTCAGCCTGCGCTGCATCCGGCAGGCCGCCGCCGCCGTGCGCGAACGGCTCTCGCAGGACACCTGGAACCAGATCGTGCGCGCCGAGGCCGACTTTTTGCGGCGCGCGGCCGAGCAGGCCGGCGAAGGCAGCTTTGCCACCGGCGCCGCGCTGCGCGCGCTCGAATCCGCAAGCACCGCGCTCGCCGCCATGACCGGCGCGCAGACCGACCGCATGACGCGCGACGACGCCTGGCGCCTGCTGTCGATCGGCCGCCACATCGAACGGCTGGGCTTTCTCGCGAGCGCGCTGGAGGCCGGCTTCGAGAACGGCGCCGTGCACGAAGTGAGCGGCTTCGAAGCCATGGTGGCGCTGTTCGACAGCACCATCACCTTCCACGCCCGCTACCAGCAGCGGCGCGACGTGGCCACGCTGGTCGACCTGCTGGTGCTCGATGCCGAGAACCCGCGCTCGCTGGCATGGGTCACGCAGACGCTGCGCGGGCGCATTGCGCGCCTGGCCGGCAGCGCCCCCGGCAAGCTCACCGCGCTGTCGTACGAACTGTCCGATCCCGCCGCATGGACGCTGGAGCACCTGTGCGCCACCGGGCCCGACGGGAGCCACCCCGCGCTGGTCGAGCTGCTCGCCAATTGCGAGACCGCGGCCTACCATGTGTCCGACGCCATCGGCACGCGCTACTTCACCCTTACCTCCGAATCGCTGCGATCGGTCGGCGCCTGA
- a CDS encoding carboxylesterase/lipase family protein, whose product MHRSLPGLFRLLLRTAVLWALAVLVAPAALAAYNQSLTRTLDAGQIYGKVAANNTHAFLGLPFAQPPVGTLRWRAPQPPVPWSGSRAATTLAGMCAQVGNPFGEPDPATFGQPVGSEDCLYLNVWRPNSSADNLPVFFWIHGGSNTKGSAREPLYDGAYLAQRANMVVVTVQYRMGMLGWLNHPAMKTGNALDDSGNFTTLDLVRALDWVRANAGAFGGNSGQVTVAGQSAGCINTWGLLQSPLAEGKFHRAVCMSGVPNAYPPLVGTLAAESLIDSLLVDTGRASTTAQAAAQRVTMSKGDIASLLRNATAAQIMKFTPSPVVPGHFTDGTVIRASGLPGLLAGSYNKMPLMIGSTHDEGSYFAFLFGMGQPTQAELWNLANFAPPGSVTFNQLVKPEFQPIYTQTHEVLTYAIDNVLDNVIRVLRLQNGDIYRYNYNWDDTPQPWKDTFGAFHGIDVAALFGNFVTDEPNFMRFAWSASNASSRKALSDKFIDYTATFARYGAPSRLFDGKTPWNNWTNFVCLLCSKRMIFDNQPRMSADDYLFFWPRYTLLSPQQRELLFRYVDFNALPESVDPLRDGTR is encoded by the coding sequence ATGCATCGCTCCCTCCCTGGCCTCTTTCGCCTGCTGCTCCGCACCGCGGTCCTGTGGGCGCTCGCGGTGCTCGTGGCGCCGGCGGCGCTGGCGGCCTACAACCAGAGCCTGACGCGCACGCTCGATGCCGGCCAGATCTACGGCAAGGTCGCCGCCAACAACACGCATGCCTTCCTGGGCCTTCCCTTCGCGCAGCCGCCGGTCGGCACCCTGCGCTGGCGCGCGCCGCAGCCGCCGGTGCCGTGGAGCGGCTCGCGTGCCGCCACCACGCTGGCGGGCATGTGCGCGCAGGTCGGCAACCCCTTCGGCGAACCCGACCCGGCCACCTTCGGCCAGCCCGTGGGCAGCGAGGACTGCCTGTACCTGAACGTCTGGCGCCCCAATTCGAGCGCTGACAACCTGCCGGTGTTCTTCTGGATCCACGGCGGCAGCAACACCAAGGGCTCGGCGCGCGAGCCCCTGTACGACGGCGCCTACCTTGCGCAGCGGGCCAACATGGTGGTGGTGACGGTGCAGTACCGCATGGGCATGCTGGGCTGGCTCAACCACCCGGCGATGAAGACCGGCAATGCGCTGGACGACTCGGGCAACTTCACCACGCTCGACCTCGTGCGCGCACTCGACTGGGTGAGGGCCAACGCCGGCGCCTTCGGCGGCAACTCGGGGCAGGTGACGGTGGCGGGCCAGTCGGCCGGCTGCATCAACACCTGGGGCCTGCTGCAGTCGCCGCTGGCCGAAGGCAAGTTCCATCGCGCGGTATGCATGTCGGGCGTGCCGAACGCCTACCCGCCGCTGGTGGGCACGCTGGCGGCCGAGTCGCTGATCGACAGCCTGCTGGTCGACACCGGCCGCGCCTCGACCACGGCGCAGGCCGCCGCGCAGCGCGTGACGATGAGCAAGGGCGACATCGCCTCGCTGCTGCGCAATGCCACGGCGGCGCAGATCATGAAGTTCACGCCGAGCCCGGTGGTGCCGGGGCATTTCACCGACGGCACGGTGATCCGCGCGAGCGGGCTGCCCGGCCTCCTCGCGGGCAGCTACAACAAGATGCCGCTGATGATCGGCTCGACGCACGACGAAGGCTCGTACTTCGCGTTCCTGTTCGGCATGGGCCAGCCGACACAGGCCGAGCTCTGGAACCTGGCCAACTTCGCGCCGCCCGGCAGCGTGACCTTCAACCAGCTCGTCAAGCCGGAGTTCCAGCCGATCTACACGCAGACCCACGAGGTGCTGACGTACGCGATCGACAACGTGCTCGACAACGTCATCCGCGTGCTGCGCCTGCAGAACGGCGACATCTATCGCTACAACTACAACTGGGACGATACGCCCCAGCCCTGGAAAGACACTTTCGGCGCCTTCCACGGCATCGACGTGGCCGCGCTGTTCGGCAACTTCGTGACCGACGAGCCGAACTTCATGCGCTTTGCCTGGAGCGCGTCGAACGCGAGCAGCCGCAAGGCCCTGTCGGACAAGTTCATCGACTACACCGCCACCTTCGCCCGCTACGGCGCGCCGAGCCGGCTGTTCGACGGCAAGACGCCCTGGAACAACTGGACCAACTTCGTCTGCCTGCTGTGCAGCAAGCGGATGATCTTCGACAACCAGCCGCGCATGTCGGCCGACGACTACCTGTTTTTCTGGCCGCGCTACACGCTGCTGTCGCCGCAGCAGCGCGAACTCCTGTTCCGCTATGTCGACTTCAACGCGCTGCCCGAGTCGGTGGACCCGCTGCGCGACGGCACGCGCTGA
- a CDS encoding response regulator transcription factor, producing MIDILMVDDHTIFRSGLQRLLLDETDLRTTAEAGNGAEALELVRRRRFDVVLLDINMEGRNGLEVLASIRAAQPALPVLMLSMYAEEQYALVAIQAGARGYIAKDAEPAELVCAIRCVAAGGQYLSARAASQVSGQLGGRDDRPAHQRLTVREHQIMLMMLKGLSLTAIGNEMLISVKTVSTHRGNILDKLGVASTAELVLYAVRHGIIQ from the coding sequence ATGATCGACATCCTGATGGTCGACGACCACACGATCTTCCGCTCCGGGCTGCAACGCCTGCTGCTCGACGAGACCGACCTGCGCACCACCGCCGAGGCCGGCAACGGCGCCGAGGCGCTCGAGCTGGTGCGCCGGCGCCGCTTCGACGTGGTGCTGCTCGACATCAACATGGAGGGCCGCAACGGCCTGGAGGTGCTGGCCTCGATCCGCGCGGCGCAGCCCGCGCTGCCGGTGCTGATGCTGTCGATGTACGCCGAGGAGCAGTACGCGCTGGTCGCCATCCAGGCCGGCGCGCGCGGCTACATCGCGAAAGATGCGGAACCGGCCGAGCTGGTGTGCGCGATCCGCTGCGTGGCGGCCGGTGGCCAGTACCTGAGCGCGCGTGCCGCCTCGCAGGTCAGCGGCCAGCTCGGAGGCCGGGACGACCGCCCGGCCCACCAGCGGCTCACGGTGCGCGAGCACCAGATCATGCTGATGATGCTCAAGGGCCTGTCGCTCACGGCAATCGGCAACGAGATGCTCATCAGCGTGAAGACCGTGAGCACGCACCGCGGCAACATCCTCGACAAGCTCGGCGTGGCCAGCACGGCCGAGCTGGTGCTCTATGCCGTGCGCCACGGGATCATCCAATAA
- a CDS encoding PAS domain S-box protein — translation MTDPAPERLPDIPFDTIVEQMVAGIYVIQDDRFVYCNATWAGIAGYTAEEATGMSLAQIVPPDFLEVVRSRIRARLAGHPPSMHFITRGLHRDGRVRFVEVHGSRITYRGRPAVMGVGVDVTDRVRGEEERQRSREQLQALAAYTANKLEEQRLALARDVHDVLGGMLTSIKMDATRIQRRADNPEVQALTQGLIALTQQTIDTVKQISEALRPSALDHLDLSVALANELQAFTRRSGVPHALDADVPALRLAPRHATAVYRIFQEGLTNVSRHSKAQRVNVRLRVEDGRLRLALHDDGCGFDPDAPEGSALGLLSMRERAREIGGELQIRSAPGAGTRLVLSVPLHQEPRPA, via the coding sequence ATGACCGATCCCGCACCAGAGCGCCTGCCGGACATTCCCTTCGACACCATCGTCGAACAGATGGTCGCGGGCATCTACGTGATCCAGGACGACCGCTTCGTCTATTGCAACGCGACCTGGGCCGGCATCGCAGGCTACACGGCGGAAGAAGCGACCGGCATGTCGCTCGCGCAGATCGTGCCGCCCGACTTCCTCGAGGTGGTGCGCTCGCGCATCCGAGCCCGGCTGGCGGGGCATCCGCCGAGCATGCACTTCATCACGCGCGGCCTGCACCGCGACGGCCGCGTGCGCTTCGTGGAAGTGCACGGCTCGCGCATCACCTACCGGGGACGGCCGGCCGTGATGGGCGTGGGCGTCGACGTGACCGACCGCGTGCGCGGCGAGGAAGAACGCCAGCGCTCGCGCGAGCAATTGCAGGCCCTGGCCGCCTACACCGCGAACAAGCTCGAGGAGCAGCGGCTGGCGCTTGCGCGCGACGTGCACGACGTGCTCGGCGGCATGCTGACCTCGATCAAGATGGACGCCACGCGCATCCAGCGCCGCGCCGACAACCCCGAGGTGCAGGCGCTGACGCAGGGCCTGATCGCGCTGACGCAGCAGACCATCGACACGGTGAAGCAGATCTCCGAAGCGCTGCGCCCGAGCGCGCTAGACCATCTCGACCTGTCCGTTGCGCTGGCGAACGAGCTGCAGGCCTTCACGCGCCGATCGGGCGTGCCGCACGCGCTGGACGCCGACGTCCCGGCGTTGCGGCTCGCGCCCCGGCACGCGACGGCGGTCTACCGCATCTTCCAGGAAGGCCTGACGAACGTCTCGCGCCACTCGAAGGCACAACGCGTGAACGTGCGGCTGCGCGTGGAAGACGGCCGGCTGCGGCTCGCGCTGCACGACGACGGCTGCGGCTTCGACCCCGATGCCCCCGAGGGCAGCGCGCTCGGCCTGCTGAGCATGCGCGAACGCGCGCGCGAGATCGGCGGCGAACTGCAGATCCGTTCGGCGCCCGGCGCAGGCACGCGGCTCGTGCTGAGCGTCCCGCTGCACCAAGAGCCCCGCCCCGCATGA
- a CDS encoding transglutaminase family protein, with protein sequence MLLHVTHETRYEYSPAVETAQHLAHLKPLATGSQRLVSHKLAIEPQPAQRSEVPDVYGNTRAFFALEATHDSLVVTAESVVETSTPQLAPGIARELPWEAVRERFRYRKDATFDPASEFVFPSPYVPRHDDFAAYARASFAPGRPTFDVAMDLTERMYRDFAYDADSTEISTPAAEALAQRKGVCQDFAHIMIACFRVMGLPARYVSGYLLTQPPPGQPRLVGADASHAWVSVYLPGEGDGDGDGHESAGGWAEFDPTNGRQPGEDYVALAIGRDYSDVSPMRGVLHGGARHTLKVGVTVRPIEELRTQAAEAAQSQSRTQSQIQSQPPDKDLQ encoded by the coding sequence ATGCTCCTTCACGTCACGCACGAAACCCGCTACGAGTATTCGCCCGCGGTCGAAACAGCGCAGCACCTGGCCCACCTGAAGCCGCTGGCCACCGGCTCGCAGCGGCTCGTGAGCCACAAGCTCGCGATCGAGCCGCAGCCCGCGCAGCGCAGCGAAGTGCCCGATGTCTACGGCAACACGCGCGCCTTCTTTGCGCTCGAGGCCACGCACGACAGCCTCGTCGTCACCGCCGAAAGCGTGGTCGAGACTTCAACGCCGCAGCTCGCGCCGGGCATTGCGCGCGAGCTGCCCTGGGAAGCCGTGCGCGAACGCTTCCGCTACCGCAAGGATGCCACCTTCGACCCCGCCTCGGAGTTCGTGTTTCCGTCGCCCTACGTGCCCCGCCACGACGACTTCGCGGCCTATGCGCGCGCGAGCTTCGCGCCAGGGCGGCCGACCTTCGATGTGGCGATGGACCTCACCGAGCGCATGTACCGCGACTTCGCCTACGACGCCGACAGCACCGAGATCAGCACGCCCGCCGCCGAGGCGCTCGCGCAGCGCAAGGGCGTGTGCCAGGACTTCGCCCACATCATGATCGCCTGCTTCCGCGTCATGGGCCTGCCGGCGCGCTACGTGAGCGGCTACCTGCTCACGCAGCCGCCGCCGGGCCAGCCGCGGCTGGTGGGTGCCGACGCCTCGCACGCCTGGGTCTCGGTCTACCTGCCAGGCGAAGGCGACGGCGACGGCGACGGCCATGAAAGCGCCGGCGGCTGGGCCGAGTTCGATCCCACCAACGGCCGCCAGCCTGGCGAAGACTACGTTGCACTCGCGATCGGCCGCGACTACTCCGACGTCTCGCCGATGCGCGGCGTGCTGCACGGCGGCGCGCGCCACACGCTCAAGGTAGGCGTGACGGTGCGGCCCATCGAAGAGCTGCGCACGCAGGCGGCGGAGGCAGCGCAGTCACAATCACGGACACAATCGCAGATTCAATCGCAACCCCCTGACAAGGATCTTCAATGA